The DNA region ggggcaatctaggcaaaaattagggatttggcaagtaactgcatcctgacaagactttctgtttcacatctgtcatccgccagaaaattcttgattcgtcgtcagctaaagcttcaaatacatcggattcaaattggtagagaaaggatcattatgttcaatggagccctcttccaatatatatcaccagtttcaaatttgtacagatctatggagtcttgccatttgcaggctaccattccatcaaataaatttgagcttttatccaattatttgcactcttatttgtttcaattcaacaaatgttttgcatgttttaattgataaaatgtcattgttttaaacaaacaaatttttcaaaatttgtttttaaacaaagtgaacattcacaatgataaaagaatacttaagaatttctcagtgctctcccaagggtggcatgatttccaacagggtaagacatttgttcatattcctggcatggttgtatcctctttctccagattgttgttggggttgctccccaagccgagcttctgttgagatttttCTCCCTCGAGCGTGGTgtttgttgggatttctcccgaacagatttttgttgagcagagcctttgttATGACTCTTCCCttcagagtgcttgttgaggttttcatctcctctcccttcagcagagcagtgattctttcctcctcagcagttgtggtttccttgtggaaggttcagtatttggtggttgatccccagctctccttcTCTTCCTCAGATAAATCTCCAGTAGATCTGTGGCAttggtggattgtatctgtgatgatcttcccctgcagagatttggcgatttcctgatatctctgatcctagtagagttgcttgtgtggcagaacctatttgtgtgatcttttctccctcagtgggttgttccccaatggagttgtttggagttgctttgGTGGCAGTTGTTGCCTGTGCAGTGAACTCCTCTTTCCCTGTTGAGACTGATGATGCATCCCTTGCAGAtgatcctggctttctctttgtggtgtagtaccgggcggttgattcctggacctgtttgtgttagaaatgtttgttttgtcagcattcatcaaacataaatcacgcatattcatgcatactcataacattcagatattcatgttgcatttttgccatatatcttttgtttgttgtctcctgctgattggtgatatagatctcccctgtagatctccccaagcagatgtcgggtgtctaacctctcaatatagagtcagccccataagcagaaagtgtttgtcattccttctgcagttccccactgagatatatcctcgtggatgacggttgtttccgtttcctcccaacacatataatgggatgggtttccctattgagctatatcctcattaggatgagtcttgattcagtttgcctttttagtttgatcctaaattggcctttttcagctgtctcttgtgcttccctgtggaataaatgaataaattgcccagtaaccggcaatagttcatcttatccccagcggagtctttggcctctatccagtaaccggtagttgtaagtcctatctttttggttttctacccagtaaccggtagttataagtcctattcctttggttttctacccagtattcggtagttgtaaatcctattttcttgctctccaacagagtttatggttttctacccagtaaccggtagttgtaaatcctatataccTTTTTCCCTCTTTGCGGGATCTGTGGTGGTTTACCCAGTGATTGGTATTTGTGAACCTGTggttcctcagcaagagtcggtggttttctacccagtaaccggtagttgtaaatcctatattttcttgctctccagcagtctttgtggttttctacccagtaacaggtagttataaaccctatttgatttccccgtgcggagttgtgatcctttcgctccccacgcagaggctttggttttctacccagtattcggtagttgtaaaccctacctttttatcctcatcagagttgtggccctctacccagtaaccggtagttgtatgtcctatctcttttcccctaacagaggtaacctttgtggttcattctggttgatggcggattgtgcggttttctacccagtattcggtagttgtaaatcctatgttgttgttgtctccctaaCGGAGTCGGTGCTTCCTGGTGGAATATatggataattgctcagtaaccggcaatcattcgccttatcctcagctgagtctttggtgttctacccagtattcggtagttgtaaatcctttgttctcccctgtgcagagttaaccttgttgttcatcctaaccgatgacggttactcgtctgtggttttctacccagtattcggtagatgtaatcccctctttgtggttatcttcatccagtattcgatgttgatattccctctcTCTTCTGGGTgattgctctgagtaagcaattgaATCCCCAACAGGTCTTTCCTTGTcgataattgtcgtatgctagcaattttatccccagtgggtcctttcaccggttgctagtgatttgttccccggatcattgatttttatcaatgcatccctagtgagtcatctctcatttacccttttgttggtaatgtttgttgctccttttgattggtcatcactatatacctagttttggtaccccgatgcctttcttttaggatgatttatcctttattaacccagtaaccggttgtggataatcttccatgcgagtatattatctacgttctgacggtaatagataatatgtctcatgcactcttcagtcgaagcctgttgtgtttccccagtcgagtaagattcatgttccctttttcggaatcgaatattcattgTTTTCTCCCCTttttttgagcgtatctcccagtaaccggtgatatgtctcctggataattgtcgtatgcttgcaatttgtccccagtgagttatctttcgtctaccctgttgttgttggtaacgattgtttctcctttcggtcggccacctattatatacccagtagccggtatccttggtgttccttccatgcgattatattatctacgttctgacggtaatagataatatatttcatgcactccttggtcaaaatcttttgattgtttctccagcggagtaagattcgtattccttgtggaatcgaatatccatcctttaacaagtttgcgttttgctctctccaggatgatgagtgttttggcagtaaaaaaccaattcacgttttcggtcggtcacctattatatacccagtaaccggtatccctggtgttccttccatgcgagtatactatccacgttccgacggtaatggataatatatctcatgcgctctttggttgaagccttctgtccttccccatttgagtaagattcgttttccctttgcggagtcgagtgtccatcctgtaagtcgatttgctttttcaagccctccttttggatgatgagtgtcttggcagtaaaaaccaattcacgcctttagttggtcacctattatatacccagtaaccggtatccctggtattccttcctttctgctcccaattatgaccttggtcccctgcggagtcagattttcctgagttgatgtaccttttttaggtctttctcggatgtttggttgattgatatctttcacccttataccggtcttagatattcattcttcctgagcttgttgttctttcacccagtaaccggtgtttagatcacatgtctctttgagcttgttacccagtaaccggtaacatctcaccccttttgcttcccctggagagtctttgttagatttccccaacggagtttctgttgtgattttttttcccttttgctgtattggcgttttccccaatacatgcattttccccggcagggaggttctgtgtgaatcttttccccagcctgagtccggattttcatccgaagtatcctttgtggatagttttgctgtgttggcgttttccccaatacgtgcatttctgagtcagcttgagtctttccaataggatttgttccctttggaaatttcttttccccagtttgagtcctttactccccagtaaagtctccagtcgagtcgtgtcctgctcatgCAGTGTCAAGTTCTTGTTTCCCCTAATTaagagtcgtgtcctgctcacgaATTCTTTTTTCTTATCCCCCTAAGAGTCCCATTTGAGTCTTTGTTCCATTAGGAAGTGCACCATTCCCGTGGATGTATATTTTCTCctgatttttcttttcttctttgtggacccatattccccacagggtttgtttgttttgcattcatacattcgcatcatgaggtctcttagggaccaaaatttgtctcattattgttatttaagcccattctaccgcgtcgagatgaagattttaaccttcatttctccggctagaatgaccttaaataggggcatctgtaagaccccaattttgtctctaagatccctcatggcatcatatcataacattgcatagcctcaaggatctttgagcacCTTACTTCCTCCTCTGTGGGTGGGatatcttttgagagtggttcttgatcaccaagcattgcttgcatttgtatatcattgcttttcttttaatcactaaccaaaaatgtacaaaaatatgtcatctaacatttgtcttgcagcttaagcagtcaatAGGTCAAGGCAAgtcaagtgaatcctttgtgcaaggGATGAAGCTTCCATTGAGATATAGGTCATGTGATCATTATATGGAGCTTATTTGggctataggttcattttggagcaaaatccccaagtggttgaggctcaagttcatcagaacagtttcaggtcatctaaggaccaatgcagtcaactgtaaagtcaactgtgggttttgaagTGTGGAATTGGATTTcttcatctcattcatgttcaaacaaggcttattcatcatgtcaaacatcaatgttgaagaatttgaagtcagtacaaaagtttcccaaaatggaaagtgacctgtaattccaagtttccaaaaatggaaagttttggaccaacttcaactcaactttccaacatcaaataagcttcaaattaaattttgtccaacctgaaagttgaagatctctctctcccatttccaaaaagtccaagatcatgagcatatgatgaatggttgaggagatatgatcaaatcattgccaagtgtgcatgggacttcaaaaggccataacttttgactcataattccaaattgagtgctcctttttgcataattcttctcatgacatgaagtttccaaaccATTCATCATATTGAAATTgcatcatatgatcatttgcatattcatgcttattttggagggaaaatggcaaatttgaaattggtgcatcatgggaacaaatcaccattgccattgtgttcattagAAGTTTTTGAGTGCATTTGAGCTTACATTGGTTACTGTTCATGTATGCATGCTCCATACGCCTCCATTTTCATTTTTTGGTCACACACCCTATTTTCAtttaatcacaattaaccaatgctaattaacattttcagcatgattaggacatcatataaatacataatcctaacagaatttgaaGGATTCACCATTttttagatctagttttcatctcacaccaaaattttctcccaatccaaattcaattttcttccacataagccttcaattttcttccatattcttgttctatGGTGTTGATTTAGGgtagatcaagcattggatcatcaaATTTGGACCAGAATCGTGTTGTGCAAGTTCAAGAACACAAACATGGAAGTTCAAACCTGAGCTGGATCTGAGCaatttcaagcttcaattcacacatcaagcttcataacatcaATATAGGATTGGATTTGCagcttgccaagccttgaatcgtgcgttttcaggaactgctcttcaagaggtcaagttttcgaatctcataattcttAAATCCATTGACATGTTAGTGTAGATCTTTGAGTGCTGATcaatctgatataaaattcgtgtgaaatggTTGAGAAACGGATGAgttatgcttgattaaagtttgacatgtcaaaatgtttttgctcgtatctcttaatccatggcttgtttggcttagatattgattgatctgtaacctacattgaaagagctttctGTTGATATCATTTTTATcgaattctggaaaaaaaattgatgTTGTGTACTGTTCCTtcaccgtcttcacgaagaagacggttGTTTTTGCCTTGCCcccactacgccaaataagggaaaagagggcgctttttttggcctataacagcgctttaaagcgccctctaatctggcgctggcataggtaaagacagcgctttttttcctggtgaaagcgctgtctaaagtggctctttaagccctttaagggccactttagagggcgctttttaaagaaagcgccctctaaagtggaaacatttaagggtttagagggcgcttttactggaaagcgccctctaaagtggaaacttttaagggtttagagggcgcttttactggaaagcgccctctaaagtggaaatttaaagggtttagagggcgcttattttgggaagcgccctctaaagtgggtggttatttaaatttttttttttaaaagcgctatatttttttatttattttagacaacctgtatattgaagcagtacacccaaaactgtataatttgaagccctttttcacacattgcattcaacaagccttatatacaacaatccatacatatacaacaatccactgatatataatcgtttaacttctaaagattctaaatatacaaccaattcataacttaaaaagaaataaaactaagtagcaaaagcatctctgagatgtatgttttttttgctagcagcagtcttcttagcaacaacctctttttgttcaatatcaatagcatgaacctaaaatatcataaaattagttaggtgaagtataagatcaagaattaacattttctatgcacaaatatcatataattgtgtttataccttttttttttatgcaactgactcgatttgctgcgtaatccccttatatttttggtcccttatcttttgaagatagaattgatatttgtttagatggacatgttccattgtcgtagagggatattttcaaatatccagcatcatcatctacgcgaatgaggcttgacgacaatggaacatctccatctaaacaaatatcaattgatactttcaagtatcccttgccccttggtatttttcatatttaacaagaccaaagagcacaaaaatgaattgagttgattcagaaaaaaaaatatgaatgtgaatacatgagtgaacactagctgaagtgctactcgaaaggaaacttcatctgaaaaactgttgtatttcttcaagagtttttCCCTTTGTCTCGGGGACCCAAATGGCAACAAATCCTGCTGTGAAAACACACACTGCAGTATATATTGTGAAGGTTCCTGATAAAAACATAGGAAGCTTCTGGTTAGAATCAATAgatatttatagaaaattaacATAGGCAATGCACACAAACCTCCCGAACTCCAATCCAAGAGCAAATTTGCTGTTAATGTAACCAACCAGGAAAAGAACCAATTGGCAAGTGTTGCAAAACTTCCAGCTAGGCCTTTGATGTTAATCGGAAGAATCTATTATGTAAAATATATTCAACACATCAACTATCACATTATATTACAACAAAGGTTTGTTCATATAGGGTTGTCATGCATATTATTATTGAAGAAAATTGTACCTCAGACATTATAATCCATGGCATTGCTCCTAATCCCAGAGAGAATGCAATAACCATGACCTAAAAGAAATTGAAAGTTTATAATAATGAAGTTAGGGAAACAAACAATAGAAACCATCATTTGTGTAATAAAGTTGTATTTACACACCACAACTCCAGCCACCGATACGAGGCTCAATGTCGCATATAAATCAGAATCTGGTGATATATATTCCTGAGAGCAAattcaacataaaatatattatccatataaaaaaccaaaaatataaagaagaatttactgatatataatcctgtgaatctgtgttacaaatttctgaacatttatgcatgaatgcatgtgtaatatctagttaatgtattatgtatatataaaaataaacaaaaaaaatgttcaaaaatataacaaacaaaaaaattattattaccTTCAAGTAGAATGATATTGAAACAACCAAAAGACTCAAAGCCATTGCAGATGAAGAAACCTGCAATAGGAGATTTTGATTAATCTCTTATTACCCTCCAAACAAATAGTAATGTGAATGCAAAAATTATCGAAAAAGCTCAGACTCACAATAAGTAAAAGTCGGCGACCAGATTTGTCTGCTAACTACAAAGTTAAAATCGTAGCAAGAACCTAAATGACATGTAAATATTGTTCAGATTATGGTCTGATAAATTTGGAGCGTTACAAATTTAGTTTCCTTTCGGTCGAACCTGAACAGcaccaaaaatgaacaatagcgaacgtcagaagagaaaccaagtaatatgaagattagaaaaatacctatggtgtcaaaatcgaacagctaacaacgaattaatagaaggaggaaacgtcgtagatctaacagaggtggaaggagaacgccttagaagtagcgaaaatcgtagcagtgagaaccctaacgtgaaaaagaacgaaaataatagagagtgaaataacaaaacgtgcagtatgttataattttaatgtttactaaaggggaccttagagggcgcttgtggaaaaaaagcgccctctaaagggggtctaagagggcgcttatgaaagcgctctctaaggctttccaaaagcgctttataaactggaaatgcacatggacttatagagcgcttttttaaaagcgccctctaagggtaaccttagagggcgctttctaaaaagcgccctgtattgttgtccctctatctcctccttattttttcgcttcaccttagatggcgctttattacaaaagcgccctctaaagtgcactgtctattccagttgttcgctccttattttttcgcttcactttagagtgcgcttttgtaataaagcgccctctaaggtgcgctgtctattccagtaTTTTGCGTAGTGCCCGCCGCTAGCGCCACCGTCTGGTTCATGATGAGCTGGCCTAGGGTTTTGTCCATATTCATGTCCACGTGAGCGCTTATTTGGCCAATTGATTGGCCTAGCTTCCTTTGACCATGCCACTTGTGCACTTGACTCGCTGACTGTAGCGCCAACGCATTATTGAAACTGCACCGTTTTGGCTAGCGCTTCGCTTCGATTCCAGGCGCTAGCATTTTGGAATTCTTTTATTTTCAGCGCCTCATTTGAATTCACACATGGTTCGATTCCTGATGACAAcactttttcaaattaattccTCATTGTgcctttccctccaaatttcatatgcattgcttcatttcatttcaaatatattttccaacttcaaaaatgcatatcaatttgaaaaatcatccaattaattccaggttttttgctacatgatccttgaaatgtctagaattttatggttttgattttaGGATTTTACCATtgctggattttgaattgtgaCTGTTTAATTGAACATGtgtgcatttgtgacattgctccattctttctatcatgaaatgctcaatagtgatccaattgccatgaaattttgcatgattgttcctaacatgttgatggatgtttgaggcttgattgtgcatttttctcatttgccatttctgttttatacacatgattgcatggtgtgacaatgtgtgtcacacaatttgatgatcaacttgtgcattttcatttccatatcaaatgagcttctctgtttatgatttttggtatgatgattgtattggacatgttgtatggtcataaaaatttccagaattgtttgactcatttctattttgatatagaattttgattcttaatgatcaattgaatgctttgaaattgtctttgtcttctcttgcttattacatgcccttgcttgatgattttgactagatcctttttaggacatgttcatgattgattaaagatgattcatgttaatttttagcttctgttttggatttttacttcacttttgaccctaggctttgccttaggggtttggactcacattttgagttgtgcatttcaggttttcaagcaattagccacattggttgatatgatctcatcacttgagatacaagttattttggttgactaaccttgctgttttgtaggaCTTTTGGTatggtgaatcaatttagtttgcttgcatcttatgccttgcaccattgttgtctgatgattggttgtctgactATTGTTGATTGTCtgatttgtctgaatgtaaatattgactggtttagcttttcttacaggtactttagccgctttaactcattatttgagttgctttgctttgcttgtggttggcataccacttaggtaaattcctactctccatgtagtctagaagacctgtcatgttattttggcaggcacctgtctgaagccctccttaagaggccatgtttttgtttgtttatatttgtgtcgtgtacttcaaagacctcctaagtgaagaggcattggcagataaaagggatgtgcaatccattccctgctattcagttgagtccttcatcttgctcacaccatgtgttgacgcattttgaataaaaacccaaaatcttgtacttagagtcagtcattgtggaatagagttcctcattctggactcccacacattctttgattcaagctcacccaggcccgggttaagagctatgaggcataaccctcatctccatttcatctgctcaccctaactctcaatgttagaggttaagagcctgaccacccttccagtatttggcttgtttgtcaaggtcgatatgaccccttgactaaagcccaaccttgtattgagccccttggttgtgtatagtgtgtgataactgactacttgtttgcttatttgtccatctgtgcataattgtttgtgtgtgcctctgtgcattattttcatctttgagcattaattgtatatcatttcatgatcattgttcatacttcGTGACATTTTGTTTTatccattgaggagtcaattgtaagtccagttattggcatttgtttcctgtgatctggtaggagttggaactaagaccattaattggcattccatttccttggaggctagtataagtccattgattggcacctggtttccatgttttctctgctttgtgaggctagtataagtccattgattggcaccTGGTTTCCATggtttctttgctttgtgaggctagtgtaagtccatagattggcatctggtatccatctttgttttgtgagtctggtataagtccattgattggcatctggtttcctTTTATTTTGGCTATCTTTGATACATGCTTTATCTTGTTTTGCCCTTGTGTTTGacctattccaaaggaacttccttggatcatttctatgatcttgagaaagcaactcctatcTTGTCCCTCAACCCTCACCCTTTTGTGCATAACTTTGAACCTTGTTTTCATCCTTAACTCAAAACcaaaaaacttttgtgcaaacattttcacttgttttcaaaactagaaacctaggccttaagcctttgattttcaaacttcattttcataaatactcattgtgaataaactttaatgtcaactttgacttcattttgtgaataattccaaatggttaattcaacccactcaattgctttttgtggctcttgtccacttcttgatatgttttcatgcattagctatagatctgaattatcatagtggttgatgtaaatctcaccacatccttagtgattgaattgtaagacttccatgcttattatagggttaacccctcactagcgtgttgaagttgttctcacatggtggattgttggttcaggttgagttttctcccgttgataatgaaagaccttaaaggcttttgtttaaaatcaatccactcactgtttggaaatcttttagccgaactacggcgttttgatccttatctttcatgaaaggtacgtagacaatgggtttcatccatccaaacacaaaaataataaaattgtatattcttctctcatcccttcaatcaatgtttgcacaaaaatatttcataaacaaataattgatacaacaagttgtgaaaataggttcccttagagtactaaggatgttgtgggtgcctaacaccttcccacaacataattacccccttacccagatctctgaccttttattagttttctatgcgtaaaacttcttaggcttttgttcgctttctagccattcctttggataaatagaagtgcggtggcaactctatcttgtatgctttgcttttgatttaatcaataaatcataaagtgacgaatacaccgctacagtcacaaaataatatacacaacaatacaaccaatatgaaaagtaggcaaaacccactaagggagcccttttcacatttgttgtaaggttggtattttgtgaaaatttgtttgtgcaaacatgattgaagagatgggaagagaatatacaaattatttacattttttgtgtttggatggataaacccattgcctacgtaccatcttaaaaaaagattaggatcaaaacctcgtagttcggggtaaaaatctcaaaacaagttggtgaattgattggtccaaaagccttaaggtcttttgttatccaagagagaaaactcaacctaaaaccacaaatccaccatgtgaggatagcttcaacatgctagtaaggggttaaccctataataagcatggaagactcattgtccatcactaaggataaaggtgagtattacatctacctcaaggataactcaaacctaatagctaaaggttatgaaaagttttgattaaggaagtggccattgaaaccacaaaaagcatttgaatgagttatatttaccaatgaaaagtatttacaaagtatggtcaaagttgacttaaagattcaattcaaaataagtgttatgaaaaggagtttgaaaatcaaaagcataaggcttaggtttctaatgtttgaaaagaaatgttaaatgtttgcacaaaagttttggcttgggttagagtggagggaagaagaagaatgactaaagtcctaaacatacaagagatgaaggataagaaacaagaccacaaatggagttcctctcttgagatcatattgatgatccaagtagctcccatcctttggaataagcaagcaaataagtgtaaactcaagcaatcaaatcaatcaagcaagctcttagaagatccccaatggctcttgtatctttctcct from Lathyrus oleraceus cultivar Zhongwan6 chromosome 1, CAAS_Psat_ZW6_1.0, whole genome shotgun sequence includes:
- the LOC127104721 gene encoding sugar transporter ERD6-like 6, which codes for MCITLDNMYKEYVGLFSEHGEEGSGRTNVDQNGLILEPHKSSGWLLLMNYVEEQQAILVVKYEIKEYLSEINYKPKDNGIRNKPKLADKSGRRLLLIVSSSAMALSLLVVSISFYLKEYISPDSDLYATLSLVSVAGVVVMVIAFSLGLGAMPWIIMSEILPINIKGLAGSFATLANWFFSWLVTLTANLLLDWSSGGTFTIYTAVCVFTAGFVAIWVPETKGKTLEEIQQFFR